The Halostagnicola larsenii XH-48 region GTCGGGTGGCCCGGCTGATCTCGTGTGCGAACAGGAACCAGCGACTCCCCGGATCCCCGACGATCACGGTTCCTTTGCCAAGCGCCATCGAGAGCAAAATTGCGCTCACGATCGCGATCGCGATCGCGACGAACGTCCCGACCGCCCCGACGAGGAACGTCGACGCGAGTCTCGAGCGCGCCGTTCGCCGACCCCGTGCCGTCCTCGAGCCGTAGATTCCCATCCCCCGCCCGTCCGGGGATCGGTCCGGAAGCGGGCCGACGCGAACGGTCTCTGGAAACCGTGCGAGAATCGAGGCCATCCAGAGGTCGCCGATCGAACCCGCGGCGTTGACGGCGAGGACCGCGACGAGCACCGGCGAGGGGTAGACGGCCATCGCCAGCATGCCGAGCGCAGAGATGCCGACGAACGGGGCGAGCAAGACGGCGAGCATCCGGTTGCGCGTGTAGCCGCCGCCGGAATTGACGTAGGCGTAGGGAACGATGACGTGAGAGAGGCCGACACCGTAGGTGGGCTCACCGCCGAAAACGGCCATCGCGAGCCCGTGAATCGTCTCGTGGAGGACGATGACGACCGCGACCAGGAGTCCGAAAACGGCGAGCCACCCGAGCGTCGCGGGTTGGGACGAAATCGGAAGGACGATCGGCTCGAGCGGACGCCCCTGAAGCCGCGCGAGAACGCCCGCGAACAGGTAGCCGAACGCGAAGAAACCGACGGTCGAGACGACGATCCACTGAGCCGCGACTGTTCGCGTCACTCGGAACGTCTCGAGGGTGTGGAAGGAACCGGTAGACTCCTCGGCGCTCACTGCGAACTCACGAGGGGTAATCTCCAGTGAAGTGACAAAGCGATGTCGGTCTCGGAGCAGATCCGTCTCCCTCCTCCGATTAGGCGGTCACGAAACGAAC contains the following coding sequences:
- a CDS encoding DUF3267 domain-containing protein produces the protein MSAEESTGSFHTLETFRVTRTVAAQWIVVSTVGFFAFGYLFAGVLARLQGRPLEPIVLPISSQPATLGWLAVFGLLVAVVIVLHETIHGLAMAVFGGEPTYGVGLSHVIVPYAYVNSGGGYTRNRMLAVLLAPFVGISALGMLAMAVYPSPVLVAVLAVNAAGSIGDLWMASILARFPETVRVGPLPDRSPDGRGMGIYGSRTARGRRTARSRLASTFLVGAVGTFVAIAIAIVSAILLSMALGKGTVIVGDPGSRWFLFAHEISRATRQVRVRVGTQLITALTVLGGILWTTAGIGRRLARA